In a single window of the Bacteroidota bacterium genome:
- a CDS encoding tail fiber domain-containing protein: MKQINYNKVRHTAFFASVVAMFAFSQQAEAQWALGGNNLFAATAMGSNNAQNVLFESNNVTRMTLVGLAGPNQGFFGLNTTTPNSRLQVRNGQISQVEAGTFGSFLAFNDWIGLGIAGTAAFPINNVYGLAMTRNASAAYLNLIDNTSGAKDLVLGFGYDASIPTQVRPRQKFYLRSILTDYTNTTTPTFQKDIMVADWRGYVGFNTDPGTAAFVVDATPTALPGASIRAISVLTNGAFTSPATASFASIGELESSVCPTTGVIGFRSQNGLAGVNVQVDASNAALSWQDLSYAGNVNATTGTESRFTFNFRNNQPGPCVAGNSREVMTILANGRVGINTSTPVAAGITNVAPAAGNNINFFLDVNGGVRAEGFWAFSDQNLKTNVKSIENPMERIMKMRGTSYTFNSPTAKEGEQGAQQIGFIAQELQQVVPEAVVQGTDGIYAVNYNALTPLLVEGIKVQQNNITAQQETIKTQQQRIETLEAQVAALTKASTNAVPMGSFQDQLPVNPALGNLQQNVPNPFNQQTVINFNVVENAGVAMLNIYDLNGRQIRSEQLN; the protein is encoded by the coding sequence ATGAAACAAATTAACTACAACAAAGTACGCCACACGGCATTTTTTGCTTCGGTAGTGGCCATGTTTGCTTTTTCGCAGCAGGCAGAAGCACAGTGGGCACTGGGGGGTAATAACCTTTTTGCCGCAACCGCCATGGGTTCAAACAATGCTCAGAATGTATTGTTCGAAAGTAATAACGTAACCCGTATGACGCTGGTGGGTTTAGCAGGTCCCAATCAGGGATTTTTCGGACTGAATACCACCACACCCAACTCCCGTCTTCAGGTGCGCAACGGCCAGATTTCGCAGGTGGAAGCGGGTACGTTTGGCAGTTTTCTTGCCTTTAACGATTGGATTGGCCTCGGAATAGCCGGCACTGCCGCATTCCCGATTAACAACGTGTATGGTTTGGCCATGACCCGCAATGCATCGGCTGCTTATCTCAATCTCATTGATAATACGAGTGGCGCAAAAGATCTGGTGCTGGGTTTTGGCTATGATGCCAGCATACCCACACAGGTAAGGCCGCGCCAGAAATTTTATCTGCGCAGCATTCTTACCGACTATACCAATACCACTACGCCCACCTTCCAGAAAGATATTATGGTGGCCGACTGGCGTGGCTATGTAGGTTTTAATACCGATCCGGGTACGGCAGCGTTTGTAGTGGATGCCACTCCCACCGCTTTGCCCGGCGCCAGCATCCGCGCTATTTCGGTTCTCACCAACGGTGCCTTTACATCACCTGCCACCGCGTCTTTTGCTTCCATTGGTGAGCTCGAAAGTTCAGTTTGTCCGACTACCGGCGTAATTGGTTTCCGCAGCCAGAATGGGTTGGCCGGTGTGAATGTGCAGGTAGATGCTTCAAATGCCGCACTGAGCTGGCAGGATCTAAGCTATGCGGGTAATGTAAATGCCACCACGGGTACCGAGTCGCGTTTTACATTTAATTTCCGCAACAACCAGCCCGGGCCCTGCGTTGCCGGCAACAGCCGCGAAGTAATGACCATTCTGGCCAACGGCCGTGTGGGTATTAATACCAGCACGCCTGTTGCGGCCGGTATAACCAACGTGGCTCCTGCTGCCGGCAATAACATCAACTTCTTCCTCGACGTAAACGGTGGTGTGCGTGCCGAAGGTTTCTGGGCATTTTCTGACCAGAACCTCAAAACCAATGTGAAAAGCATTGAAAACCCGATGGAACGGATTATGAAAATGCGTGGCACCAGCTACACCTTCAACAGCCCCACAGCCAAAGAAGGCGAACAGGGTGCACAGCAAATTGGTTTCATTGCTCAGGAGCTGCAGCAGGTTGTTCCTGAAGCGGTAGTGCAGGGCACCGACGGAATTTATGCCGTAAACTACAACGCGCTCACACCGCTGCTGGTGGAAGGTATCAAAGTGCAGCAAAACAACATCACTGCACAGCAGGAAACCATCAAAACCCAGCAGCAGCGCATCGAAACCCTCGAAGCACAGGTGGCAGCACTCACCAAAGCCAGCACCAATGCCGTACCCATGGGTTCATTCCAGGATCAGCTTCCGGTAAATCCTGCTCTGGGTAACCTGCAGCAGAACGTACCCAATCCGTTCAACCAGCAAACGGTAATCAACTTCAATGTGGTTGAAAATGCCGGTGTGGCCATGCTCAATATCTACGACCTCAACGGCCGTCAGATCCGTTCTGAGCAGCTTAAC